The segment TGCATGACTTTTCCTTTACCGTGAGAGAGTGGACACCAAAAGACAGATATGAATTTTTCAATGAAAACTTTTTTAAAGAGATTTATAAATCACATATTATTATTTCACCTTCCGAGTTTATTAAGAAGGAAGTGCTGGATAAGCTCACGTTTCCTGAGGAAAGGGTAGTGACAATCCACCATGGTATAGACCATGCAGTTTTCAATCAAAATCATACAGACTATGCAGGACAGAATTCATTACGGGGTAATATAAAAAAATTAGGAAATTATTTACTCTTTGTAGGTACTATACAACCCCGCAAAAATTTAAAAGGATTAATCCACGCATATACTTTGTTGCCAGCACCGTTTCAGAAGGATTTTAAATTATTGCTTGTAGGTTTTGAAGGGTGGAATCATAAAGATATCAATGAAACGATTATGAAAAACAAGAATATCCATGTTTTTGATTCTGTCAGCAATAATGACGAGTTGGCAGAGTTGTATAGGAGTGCATCACTTTTTGTATTTCCTTCTTTTTATGAAGGCTTTGGATTTCCTCCGTTGGAGGCAATGGCTTGTGGTTGTCCTGTAGTTGTATCGAATACTTCCAGCCTTCCCGAGGTATGTGGAGATGCTGCTTATTATATTGATTCCCACAATGTGGAGAGCATCGCAAACGGTATTTTACGGGTTACCGAAGACGAAAACTTAAGAAAAAAATTGATACAAAAGGGGCTAGAAAGGGTAAAATTATTCACTTGGGAAACATCAGCTCAAAAGCATCGTGAGGTTTTTGAAAGGGCCTTAGGTCTTTAAAGGTGTATTCATGAAAAGCGTAATTATTCATGACAAGATTACTGAATTCGCTGGATCTGAGATGGTTTTGGAATCAATCCATCAGATTATACCTTCTCCAATTCATACACTTTTTTGTGATACAAAAGCATTAAAGGGAACACAGCTTGAACATGCAACAATATATACAACGTTTCTTCAAACCATACCGCATGTGTTGAAGGTATTCAGAAACCTG is part of the Pseudomonadota bacterium genome and harbors:
- a CDS encoding glycosyltransferase family 1 protein, with amino-acid sequence MKVLINCIPLLTKLTGVGVYTLELSKKLLQPKGLHEYIFYYGYASSKLFTFSGSRKSEVVQVTKKIFKNIPCGRRIIKNIFNNIRLRDVDLYFEPNFIPNIKIKTRATVTTVHDFSFTVREWTPKDRYEFFNENFFKEIYKSHIIISPSEFIKKEVLDKLTFPEERVVTIHHGIDHAVFNQNHTDYAGQNSLRGNIKKLGNYLLFVGTIQPRKNLKGLIHAYTLLPAPFQKDFKLLLVGFEGWNHKDINETIMKNKNIHVFDSVSNNDELAELYRSASLFVFPSFYEGFGFPPLEAMACGCPVVVSNTSSLPEVCGDAAYYIDSHNVESIANGILRVTEDENLRKKLIQKGLERVKLFTWETSAQKHREVFERALGL